In Arthrobacter citreus, a single genomic region encodes these proteins:
- a CDS encoding LysM peptidoglycan-binding domain-containing protein, producing MNKELQSNSIADLSRKNKNKKLKNQKSKDPTKSGDLLNLPPRSETMKRKEDERRPWWKIKYPLITALVIIFIFLPFGVVKFVHSKYDKIFTPKGSLIVPSNKFEKVRLAATEKFKSHKNKKESTKNASIKSDVTNKVKPQSSSSATDSNGSVGVKEINHEVKRGETLFTISMKYYGNRDGEEIIQDANNLQSIEVKPGQILKIPLNVDVDK from the coding sequence ATGAATAAAGAGCTTCAAAGTAATAGTATAGCTGACTTAAGTCGGAAGAATAAAAATAAGAAATTAAAAAATCAAAAAAGTAAAGATCCAACCAAGTCAGGTGATCTATTAAATCTCCCACCTAGAAGTGAGACGATGAAAAGAAAAGAAGATGAACGAAGACCTTGGTGGAAAATAAAATATCCATTAATTACAGCTTTAGTAATCATTTTTATTTTCCTGCCGTTTGGCGTAGTTAAGTTCGTTCATAGTAAATATGATAAAATTTTTACTCCAAAAGGAAGTTTAATCGTTCCTTCAAATAAATTTGAAAAAGTTAGACTAGCAGCTACTGAAAAATTTAAAAGCCATAAAAATAAAAAAGAAAGCACTAAAAATGCTTCGATAAAAAGTGATGTAACAAATAAAGTAAAGCCTCAATCTTCATCAAGTGCAACTGATTCAAATGGGTCGGTTGGGGTAAAAGAAATAAATCATGAAGTAAAAAGAGGGGAAACATTATTTACTATATCGATGAAATATTATGGTAATCGAGATGGTGAAGAAATTATTCAAGATGCAAATAATCTGCAAAGTATTGAAGTGAAACCTGGTCAAATATTAAAAATCCCATTAAATGTCGATGTGGATAAATAA
- a CDS encoding CBS domain-containing protein has product MLAKHRMLQNHQVITVQSNDTVDRALNLLLEKQIDSVPVLSGNKYVGMISQAEIFRRCFYSELSKEEYIKNIKIGEIATHQTNCVKAEEPFEDTMHSLKKYPSIAVVDDERNFVGLVIRYDVIKIFQEVLGKDCRGIRISMTSMEQEGQLARLLDYLHHFKINVISLVTFDSKDQLLRRMVLKIEANKNIDKILSKFEELGLRIVSVTNE; this is encoded by the coding sequence ATGTTAGCAAAACATCGAATGCTTCAAAATCATCAAGTTATTACGGTTCAATCAAACGATACTGTAGATCGTGCATTGAATCTTTTATTAGAAAAACAGATTGATAGCGTACCTGTATTATCAGGAAATAAGTATGTTGGTATGATTTCACAAGCTGAGATTTTTAGAAGATGCTTTTATAGTGAATTGTCAAAAGAAGAATACATTAAAAATATAAAAATAGGTGAAATAGCAACCCATCAAACAAATTGTGTAAAAGCGGAAGAGCCATTTGAAGATACAATGCACTCATTAAAAAAATATCCATCAATTGCGGTAGTTGATGATGAGAGAAATTTTGTTGGACTTGTTATAAGATATGACGTTATCAAGATTTTTCAAGAAGTACTTGGAAAGGATTGTCGAGGGATCAGGATTTCAATGACAAGTATGGAGCAGGAAGGTCAACTAGCGAGATTACTTGACTATCTTCATCATTTTAAAATCAACGTCATTTCACTTGTAACGTTTGATTCAAAAGATCAATTATTAAGAAGAATGGTCTTAAAAATTGAAGCTAATAAAAATATAGATAAAATTTTAAGTAAATTTGAAGAACTCGGCCTTAGAATAGTATCTGTTACGAATGAGTAA